The Streptomyces achromogenes genome window below encodes:
- a CDS encoding ABC transporter ATP-binding protein: MTTPTDDSTSAGRLPVAGRAEVRRAAWRLVRADRRAFAGTLALNVLAAGAGLAGPWLLGRIIDEVRAGHGVGPVDRLAAAILVCAAAQLLLARWARYVGHRFGERTLARVREDFVGRALALPASVVERAGAGDLTTRGTADVAAVGTTLRDAGPELLVCTVQALFTLGAVFVIDPLLGVVGVLALTPIWFALRWYLRRARAGYLAQGAADSEVAEIVAATASGARTVEAFRLERRRTAANRDALEVARRARFHTLYLRTVFFPVVETSYSLPVAGVLLLGGALHARGAMSLGAVVAATLYLRQFTEPLDQILVRVEQLQSSGASFARVEGLAGAPRSERVGGAAPVPVDDRIDVTGVRYAYERGGEVLRGVDLTVRPGERLAVVGPSGAGKTTLSRLLAGVDAPSAGTVTVGGAPVAELAPETLRRQVVLVTQEHHVFIGTVRDNLLIAEPTADDARLWEALAAVGAADWVRELPGGLDAEPGRGGGRTTDGSQAQQLALARVVLADPHTLILDEATALLDPTTARHTERALAAVLRGRTVIAIAHRLHTAHDADRVAVMEDGRLTELGTHEALVADGGAYAALWRTWHGGP, encoded by the coding sequence GTGACGACCCCGACCGACGACAGCACCTCCGCCGGCCGGCTGCCGGTCGCCGGGCGCGCCGAGGTGCGGCGGGCGGCGTGGCGGCTGGTGCGGGCCGACCGGCGGGCGTTCGCCGGCACGCTCGCCCTGAACGTGCTCGCCGCCGGGGCGGGCCTCGCCGGGCCGTGGCTGCTGGGGCGGATCATCGACGAGGTGCGGGCCGGGCACGGCGTCGGGCCCGTGGACCGGCTGGCGGCGGCGATCCTGGTGTGCGCGGCGGCGCAGCTGCTGCTGGCGCGCTGGGCGCGGTACGTGGGGCACCGGTTCGGCGAGCGCACCCTGGCGCGGGTCCGGGAGGATTTCGTGGGGCGGGCGCTCGCGCTGCCCGCGTCGGTCGTGGAGCGGGCCGGCGCCGGCGATCTGACCACCCGCGGCACCGCGGACGTCGCCGCGGTCGGCACGACCCTGCGGGACGCCGGACCCGAGCTGCTGGTCTGCACGGTCCAGGCCCTGTTCACGCTCGGCGCGGTGTTCGTGATCGACCCGCTGCTCGGCGTCGTCGGGGTGCTGGCGCTGACGCCGATCTGGTTCGCGCTGCGCTGGTATCTGCGGCGGGCCCGGGCCGGCTATCTGGCGCAGGGCGCGGCGGACTCCGAGGTCGCCGAGATCGTCGCGGCGACGGCGTCCGGGGCACGGACGGTGGAGGCGTTCCGGCTCGAGCGGCGGCGGACGGCGGCGAACCGGGACGCGCTGGAGGTCGCGCGTCGCGCCCGCTTCCACACGCTGTACCTGCGCACGGTGTTCTTCCCGGTGGTCGAGACGTCGTACTCGCTGCCGGTGGCGGGGGTGCTGCTGCTGGGGGGCGCGCTGCACGCGCGGGGGGCGATGAGTCTGGGCGCGGTGGTGGCGGCCACGCTGTATCTGCGCCAGTTCACCGAGCCGCTGGACCAGATCCTGGTGCGCGTCGAGCAACTGCAGAGCAGCGGGGCCTCGTTCGCCCGGGTGGAGGGTCTGGCGGGGGCGCCGCGCTCGGAGCGGGTCGGCGGGGCGGCGCCGGTTCCGGTGGACGACCGGATCGACGTGACGGGCGTGCGGTACGCCTACGAGCGCGGCGGCGAGGTGCTGCGCGGTGTCGACCTGACGGTGCGGCCCGGGGAGCGGCTCGCGGTCGTCGGCCCGTCCGGCGCGGGCAAGACCACGCTGAGCCGGCTGCTGGCGGGCGTGGACGCGCCGAGCGCGGGCACGGTGACGGTGGGCGGCGCGCCGGTCGCCGAGCTGGCGCCGGAGACGCTGCGCCGGCAGGTCGTCCTGGTCACGCAGGAGCATCACGTCTTCATCGGCACGGTCCGCGACAACCTGCTGATCGCCGAACCCACGGCGGACGACGCGCGGTTGTGGGAGGCGCTGGCGGCGGTCGGCGCCGCCGACTGGGTGCGGGAACTGCCGGGCGGTCTCGACGCCGAGCCGGGCCGCGGCGGTGGCCGCACGACGGACGGCTCGCAGGCGCAGCAGCTCGCCCTGGCCCGGGTGGTGCTGGCGGACCCGCACACGCTGATCCTGGACGAGGCGACCGCGCTGCTGGACCCGACGACGGCCCGGCACACCGAGCGGGCTCTGGCGGCGGTGCTCCGCGGCCGGACGGTCATCGCCATCGCCCACCGGCTGCACACGGCCCACGACGCGGACCGGGTCGCCGTGATGGAGGACGGCCGTCTCACCGAACTCGGCACGCACGAGGCGCTGGTGGCGGACGGCGGCGCGTACGCGGCACTGTGGCGGACCTGGCACGGGGGGCCGTGA
- a CDS encoding response regulator → MTDDPRVSLLIVDDHPVVRDGLRGMFESAPGFTVLGEAANGVEAVAKAGELDPDVILMDLRMPGGGGVDAIRELARGGARAKVLVLTTYDTDSDTLPAIEAGATGYLLKDAPRDELFTAVRAAAQGRTVLSPAVATRLVSAVRAPRSPGEEPLSAREREVLALVARGTSNREIALDLFISEATVKTHLTHLYAKLGVNDRAAAVARAYERGILG, encoded by the coding sequence ATGACAGATGACCCGCGCGTCTCCTTGCTGATCGTCGACGACCATCCCGTCGTGCGGGACGGCCTGCGCGGCATGTTCGAGTCGGCCCCCGGCTTCACGGTCCTCGGCGAGGCGGCGAACGGCGTCGAGGCCGTCGCGAAGGCGGGAGAACTCGATCCGGACGTGATCCTGATGGACCTGCGGATGCCCGGTGGCGGGGGAGTGGACGCCATCCGGGAGCTGGCCCGCGGCGGCGCCCGCGCCAAGGTCCTCGTCCTCACGACGTACGACACCGACTCCGACACGCTCCCCGCGATCGAGGCAGGCGCGACGGGCTACCTCCTCAAGGACGCCCCGCGCGACGAGCTGTTCACGGCCGTCCGCGCTGCGGCGCAGGGCCGTACGGTCCTGTCGCCCGCCGTGGCCACCCGGCTGGTCTCCGCGGTCCGGGCGCCCCGGAGCCCCGGCGAGGAGCCGCTCTCCGCGCGTGAGCGCGAGGTACTGGCCCTGGTCGCCAGGGGCACCTCCAACCGTGAGATCGCCCTTGACCTGTTCATCAGCGAGGCCACGGTCAAGACCCATCTCACCCACCTGTACGCCAAGCTGGGCGTCAACGACCGCGCGGCCGCGGTGGCGAGAGCGTACGAGCGGGGAATCCTCGGCTGA
- a CDS encoding ABC transporter ATP-binding protein, producing the protein MTAPTTSSPTTGDDGPRDASPRTAQDPFDKDVLPTAPGATGALLRSLLAPMRARVALTTLLLLLQQAAVQAGPLLVAYAIDRAVPALRADDHGPLVAVGVGYLLCAVASGGLQYAFLLASARVSQDVLLDLRGRIFRHAQALSLDFHERYTSGRLISRSTSDVEALRELLEEGLQELVTVALSFLFISAMLLWLDFGLGAVAVASLVPLYGLVRVYQRRAGRVFTARSTAIAAVIVKFVETMNGIRPVRAFRREAVNEAGFRVLNRRHERRNGDALLEMARYVVGSRLVANTAVAAIVLWAAMRVADGSLELGVLAAAVLYLRRLYDPIDRLGMFLNSYQSAAASLEKIAGLLAQKPSVPEPSAPRELPALRGELPGREVVFDGVSFGYRTGGEVLPRFDLALPAGQTVAVVGSTGAGKSTLAKLLARFYDPSAGRVLLDGVDLRELAMPELRRGVVMVTQEAFLFSGTVAENIAIGRPDASREEIERAAKAIGAHEFISALPDGYDTDVRKRGGRISAGQRQLVAFARALLADPAVLILDEATSSLDVPGERAVQAAMATVLKGRTAVVIAHRLSTVEIADRVLVMEQGRIVEDGGPAELIAGTGRFADLHRAWRDSLA; encoded by the coding sequence ATGACCGCCCCCACGACGTCCTCCCCCACGACCGGCGACGACGGACCGCGGGACGCAAGCCCGCGGACCGCGCAGGACCCCTTCGACAAGGACGTCCTGCCCACCGCGCCCGGCGCCACCGGCGCGCTGCTGCGTTCCCTGCTGGCCCCGATGCGGGCGCGCGTCGCCCTCACCACGCTCCTGCTGCTGCTCCAGCAGGCGGCCGTGCAGGCGGGCCCGCTGCTGGTGGCGTACGCCATCGACCGCGCCGTGCCGGCGCTGCGCGCCGACGACCACGGGCCGCTGGTCGCGGTGGGCGTCGGCTACCTGCTGTGCGCGGTGGCGTCCGGCGGGCTGCAGTACGCGTTCCTGCTCGCCTCCGCCCGCGTCAGCCAGGACGTGCTGCTCGACCTGCGCGGCCGGATCTTCCGGCACGCGCAGGCGCTGAGCCTCGACTTCCACGAGCGCTACACCTCGGGCCGGCTCATCTCCCGCTCCACCAGCGACGTGGAGGCCCTGCGGGAGCTCCTCGAAGAGGGTCTGCAGGAACTCGTGACGGTCGCGCTGTCCTTCCTGTTCATCTCCGCGATGCTGCTCTGGCTGGATTTCGGCCTGGGCGCCGTCGCGGTCGCGTCCCTCGTGCCGCTGTACGGGCTCGTCCGGGTCTACCAGCGGCGCGCCGGCCGGGTGTTCACGGCCCGCTCGACGGCGATCGCGGCCGTGATCGTGAAGTTCGTGGAGACGATGAACGGCATCCGGCCGGTGCGCGCCTTCCGCCGCGAGGCCGTCAACGAGGCCGGCTTCCGGGTCCTGAACCGGCGGCACGAGCGCAGGAACGGCGACGCGCTGCTGGAGATGGCGCGCTACGTCGTCGGGTCGCGGCTGGTCGCGAACACCGCGGTCGCGGCGATCGTGCTGTGGGCCGCCATGCGGGTCGCGGACGGCTCGCTGGAGCTGGGTGTGCTGGCGGCGGCGGTGCTGTACCTGCGGCGGCTGTACGACCCGATCGACCGGCTCGGCATGTTCCTCAACTCCTACCAGTCGGCGGCCGCGTCGCTGGAGAAGATCGCGGGGCTGCTCGCGCAGAAGCCCTCCGTGCCGGAGCCGTCCGCGCCGCGGGAACTGCCCGCCCTGCGGGGCGAGCTCCCCGGCCGGGAGGTCGTCTTCGACGGGGTCTCCTTCGGCTACCGCACGGGCGGCGAGGTCCTCCCCCGCTTCGACCTCGCCCTTCCCGCCGGGCAGACGGTCGCCGTGGTCGGCTCGACCGGCGCCGGCAAGTCCACGCTGGCCAAGCTGCTCGCCCGCTTCTACGACCCCTCCGCGGGCCGGGTGCTGCTGGACGGCGTGGACCTGCGCGAGCTGGCGATGCCCGAACTGCGGCGCGGCGTGGTGATGGTGACGCAGGAGGCGTTCCTGTTCTCCGGCACGGTCGCCGAGAACATCGCCATCGGGCGGCCGGACGCGTCGCGGGAGGAGATCGAGCGGGCGGCGAAGGCGATCGGCGCGCACGAGTTCATCAGTGCCCTGCCCGACGGCTACGACACCGACGTACGCAAGCGCGGCGGCCGCATCTCCGCGGGCCAGCGTCAACTGGTCGCGTTCGCCAGGGCGTTGCTCGCCGATCCGGCGGTGCTGATCCTCGACGAGGCGACCAGTTCGCTGGACGTCCCGGGCGAGCGGGCCGTGCAGGCGGCGATGGCCACGGTGCTGAAGGGCCGTACGGCGGTGGTGATCGCGCACCGGCTGTCCACCGTGGAGATCGCCGACCGGGTGCTCGTCATGGAGCAGGGCCGGATCGTCGAGGACGGCGGACCGGCCGAACTCATCGCGGGCACCGGCCGGTTCGCGGATCTGCACCGGGCCTGGCGGGACAGTCTGGCGTGA
- a CDS encoding ABC transporter ATP-binding protein, whose translation MAETRATAPDRSVVRSLLRLWPYVRPVRLRLFTAALVAVLASCAGLVIPLVLKWMVDGPVADGDTAGVWLGALCLLLLGFTEALLFGMRRWLVARPLAHVEAEMRADLYGRLQRLPVAFHDRWASGQLLSRATADLGLVRMFLAFPLTFLLVNSVTIVFGVVIMLLQDWQLGLVILGPAVPVVVMCVHFERRYAVVARRAQDQVGDLTTVVEESVLGIRIVKGFGRHRSQARAFRELSSMLRGTELAKARLLATIWAVIVTLPELAIGAALVLGAVRVADGELSAGTLVAFLSTALALRWPVDSIGFLLAMSQEAATATRRYFEVMDEEPEQDTVVRAEPGRAGAESDTTSDGGLRFDAVTFRYPDAAPGSRPTLDGVDLHVRPGESLALVGATGSGKTTLTALVPRLHEVTAGRITLDGEDVTAMPREELRARVAVAFEEPTLFSASVGENVLMGADDGAGAVELERALDVAQAGFVRTLPQGVDTQVGEQGLSLSGGQRQRLALARAVVGRPPFLVLDDPLSALDVHTEAAVEAALRQVLADTTALIVAHRPSTVLLADRVALLSDGRIAAVGTHQELLRDNPEYAHLMSGTGRQEDDR comes from the coding sequence ATGGCCGAGACACGTGCAACCGCCCCCGACCGCTCCGTCGTACGCTCCCTGCTGCGCCTGTGGCCGTACGTCAGACCCGTGCGGCTGCGGCTGTTCACGGCCGCCCTCGTCGCCGTGCTCGCCTCGTGTGCCGGGCTGGTGATCCCCCTCGTCCTCAAGTGGATGGTGGACGGCCCGGTGGCCGACGGGGACACGGCCGGGGTCTGGCTGGGCGCGCTCTGCCTGCTGCTCCTCGGGTTCACCGAGGCGCTGCTGTTCGGGATGCGGCGCTGGCTGGTGGCACGTCCGCTGGCGCACGTCGAGGCGGAGATGCGGGCGGATCTGTACGGGCGGCTCCAGCGGCTGCCGGTGGCGTTCCACGACCGGTGGGCGTCGGGCCAGCTGCTGTCCCGGGCGACGGCCGATCTGGGGCTGGTGCGGATGTTCCTCGCCTTCCCGCTGACGTTCCTGCTGGTCAACTCGGTCACGATCGTGTTCGGCGTCGTCATCATGCTGCTCCAGGACTGGCAGCTCGGGCTGGTCATCCTCGGGCCGGCCGTCCCCGTCGTCGTGATGTGCGTGCACTTCGAGCGCCGGTACGCGGTCGTGGCGCGGCGGGCGCAGGACCAGGTCGGGGACCTGACGACGGTCGTCGAGGAGAGCGTCCTCGGGATCCGGATCGTGAAGGGCTTCGGCCGGCACCGCAGCCAGGCGCGCGCCTTCCGCGAGCTGTCGTCGATGCTGCGCGGCACCGAACTGGCCAAGGCGCGGCTGCTGGCCACCATCTGGGCCGTCATCGTGACGCTGCCCGAACTGGCGATCGGGGCCGCGCTGGTGCTGGGGGCGGTGCGGGTGGCGGACGGCGAGCTGTCCGCGGGCACCCTGGTCGCCTTCCTGTCCACCGCGCTCGCGCTGCGCTGGCCGGTGGACTCCATCGGGTTCCTGCTGGCGATGAGCCAGGAGGCGGCGACGGCGACGCGACGGTACTTCGAGGTGATGGACGAGGAGCCGGAACAGGACACCGTCGTCCGGGCGGAACCCGGCCGGGCGGGCGCGGAGTCGGACACGACGTCCGACGGCGGACTCCGGTTCGACGCCGTCACCTTCCGCTACCCGGACGCCGCCCCCGGCTCCCGGCCCACCCTCGACGGCGTCGACCTGCACGTCAGGCCCGGCGAGTCCCTGGCCCTCGTCGGGGCGACCGGCAGCGGCAAGACCACCCTCACCGCCCTCGTCCCCCGGCTGCACGAGGTGACGGCCGGGCGCATCACCCTGGACGGCGAGGACGTCACGGCGATGCCCCGCGAGGAGCTGCGCGCGCGGGTCGCCGTCGCCTTCGAGGAGCCGACCCTGTTCTCGGCGAGCGTCGGGGAGAACGTCCTCATGGGCGCGGACGACGGGGCGGGCGCCGTCGAGCTGGAACGGGCGCTGGACGTGGCGCAGGCCGGCTTCGTGCGCACGCTGCCGCAGGGCGTCGACACCCAGGTCGGCGAGCAGGGGCTCAGCCTCTCCGGCGGGCAGCGGCAGCGGCTCGCGCTGGCCAGGGCCGTCGTCGGCCGGCCCCCCTTCCTCGTCCTGGACGACCCGCTGTCCGCGCTGGACGTGCACACCGAGGCCGCCGTGGAGGCCGCGCTGCGGCAGGTCCTCGCCGACACCACCGCGCTGATCGTCGCCCACCGTCCGTCCACCGTGCTCCTCGCCGACCGGGTGGCGCTGCTGTCCGACGGGCGGATCGCCGCGGTGGGCACCCACCAGGAACTGCTGCGCGACAACCCCGAGTACGCCCACCTCATGTCAGGAACCGGCCGCCAGGAGGACGACCGATGA
- a CDS encoding ABC transporter ATP-binding protein has protein sequence MIDAYEDPGTPDSRGGGAYLAWLVRCQPGRSAAGALLASLWMVLMAVAPYLLSRAVDDGLEPGDTAALAGWTAALLAVGALNAWVSIMRHRTMTRLRMDAYFRTTKVVVGHAARLGAALQRRVGAGEVVTIGVGDVHTIANSLTVVGPGVGSIVVYVFVAGLLLSVSPTLAAVVLLGMPVIAVLVGPLMARLQGTEAEYRERQGVLTARIGDLAGGLRVLNGLGGKGLFADSFGRDSQRLRAQGYRVGAVTSWMQALGVGLPTLFLATVTWLAARLAAQGELTVGELVSVYGYVAVLVGPVAFLVDMGYQLSRGVVAARRVVGLLRTEPDPDTGTGDAPAEPAVLHDPDSGVRVAPGGLTALAGGRHSDVTAVVDRLGRYGPSDVTWGGRRLDALPLEQVRARILVADHEADLFAGSLREVVCGRGAPSAAEVARAVRAAAADDIVQSLPEGLDSPVTAQGRSLSGGQRQRVRLVRALLADPEVLLAVEPTSALDAHTEAAVAERLHAYRAGRTTLVTSTSPLVLDRAETVHYLVDGKVAATGRHRDLLRREPGYRALVTRDADDAEEAVR, from the coding sequence ATGATCGACGCGTACGAGGATCCCGGCACGCCCGACAGCCGCGGCGGCGGGGCGTATCTGGCGTGGCTGGTGCGCTGCCAGCCGGGGCGGTCGGCGGCCGGGGCGCTGCTGGCCAGCCTCTGGATGGTGCTGATGGCGGTCGCGCCGTACCTGCTGTCACGGGCGGTGGACGACGGGCTGGAGCCCGGTGACACGGCAGCGCTGGCGGGCTGGACGGCCGCGCTGCTCGCGGTGGGCGCGCTCAACGCGTGGGTGAGCATCATGCGGCACCGCACGATGACCAGGCTGCGCATGGACGCCTACTTCCGCACCACCAAGGTCGTCGTCGGGCACGCGGCCCGGCTGGGCGCCGCGCTGCAACGCCGGGTGGGGGCCGGGGAGGTCGTCACCATCGGGGTGGGCGACGTGCACACCATCGCGAATTCGCTGACGGTGGTCGGGCCCGGCGTCGGCTCGATCGTGGTGTACGTCTTCGTCGCCGGGCTCCTGCTGTCCGTGTCGCCGACGCTGGCGGCGGTCGTGCTGCTGGGGATGCCGGTGATCGCGGTGCTGGTCGGGCCGCTCATGGCGCGGCTGCAGGGCACGGAGGCGGAGTACCGGGAGCGGCAGGGCGTGCTGACCGCGCGGATCGGCGACCTCGCGGGCGGGCTGCGCGTGCTCAACGGGCTCGGCGGCAAGGGACTGTTCGCGGACTCCTTCGGCCGGGACTCGCAGCGGCTGCGGGCGCAGGGCTACCGGGTCGGCGCGGTCACCAGCTGGATGCAGGCGCTCGGGGTGGGCCTGCCGACCCTGTTCCTCGCCACCGTGACCTGGCTCGCGGCCCGGCTGGCCGCGCAGGGCGAACTGACCGTGGGCGAGTTGGTGTCGGTGTACGGCTATGTCGCCGTCCTGGTCGGCCCGGTGGCGTTCCTCGTCGACATGGGATACCAGCTCAGCCGGGGCGTGGTGGCCGCCCGGCGCGTCGTAGGGCTGCTGCGCACGGAGCCCGACCCCGACACCGGGACCGGCGACGCGCCCGCCGAGCCGGCGGTGCTGCACGACCCCGACTCGGGTGTGCGGGTGGCCCCGGGCGGGCTGACCGCGCTGGCCGGGGGACGCCACTCGGACGTGACGGCCGTCGTGGACCGGCTCGGCCGGTACGGCCCCTCGGACGTCACCTGGGGCGGACGGCGGCTGGACGCCCTGCCGTTGGAGCAGGTCAGGGCCCGCATCCTGGTCGCCGACCACGAGGCCGACCTGTTCGCCGGAAGCCTGCGCGAGGTGGTCTGCGGACGGGGTGCGCCCTCGGCGGCGGAGGTCGCGCGGGCGGTGCGGGCGGCGGCCGCCGACGACATCGTGCAGAGTCTGCCCGAGGGGCTCGACTCGCCCGTGACCGCGCAGGGCCGCAGCCTTTCCGGCGGCCAGCGGCAGCGGGTACGGCTGGTGCGGGCGCTGCTCGCCGACCCCGAGGTGCTGCTGGCCGTGGAGCCGACGTCGGCACTGGACGCGCACACGGAGGCAGCGGTCGCGGAGCGGCTGCACGCCTACCGGGCGGGCCGGACCACGCTCGTCACCAGCACCTCCCCGCTGGTCCTCGACCGCGCGGAGACGGTGCACTACCTGGTCGACGGGAAGGTCGCCGCGACCGGCCGCCACCGCGACCTGCTGCGACGAGAGCCGGGCTACCGCGCGCTGGTGACCCGCGACGCCGACGACGCTGAGGAGGCCGTCCGATGA
- the glgX gene encoding glycogen debranching protein GlgX — protein MSSAAEQEAVAAERATPEAVVNGVSRKVPGPPVWPGASTPLGARFRVGPDGVAGTNFALWAGGAEAVELCLFDEAGRETRARLTELTHEIWHGFVPGIMPGQRYGYRVHGRWDPWTGGRWNPAKLLLDPYARAVDGEFLLPPEVYGHVRDWPQQQVADTVRDERDSAPHVPKGVVVHDDDDWADDRRPKTPWADSVIYELHVRGFTRRHPGVPEELRGTYAGLAHPAAVEHLVRLGVTAVELLPVHQFAHEDHLLRRGLKNYWGYNSIGYFAPHAAYAASGTTGQQVGEFKRMVRALHAAGIEVILDVVYNHTAEAGELGPTLSLKGIDNRGYYRLQSDARRYADYTGCGNTLQVVQPHVLRLITDSLRYWVTEMGVDGFRFDLAAALARSMHDVDMLSPFLAVIAQDPVLRRVKLIAEPWDVGSGGYQVGAFPPLWTEWNDRYRDAARDFWRHALPDVREMGYRLSGSSDLYAWGGRRPYASVNFITAHDGFTLRDLVSYERKHNEANGEGNRDGTNDNRSWNGGAEGPTADEDVQALRRRQLRNLLTTLLLSTGVPMLVAGDEFGRTQQGNNNAYCQDNEISWVDWGLLEEPGWRALFDLTARLIALRHRHPVLRRRAFFSGRAHSADGLRDLAWFTERGTEMTEGDWYAPAATLGMYLSGRDIPGRDERGAPIADDSFLAVLHAGHRPVDFVLPGPPWAQRYEVVVDTSREEQDEAPGVALPAGTTVTVPGRAVLLLRVAA, from the coding sequence GTGTCCAGCGCAGCCGAGCAGGAGGCGGTGGCGGCCGAGCGCGCCACGCCGGAGGCCGTCGTGAACGGCGTCTCGCGCAAGGTGCCGGGCCCACCCGTGTGGCCGGGCGCGTCCACACCGCTGGGCGCCCGGTTCCGGGTCGGCCCGGACGGGGTCGCCGGCACCAACTTCGCGCTGTGGGCGGGCGGTGCGGAGGCGGTCGAGCTGTGCCTGTTCGACGAGGCCGGCCGGGAGACGCGGGCCCGGCTCACCGAGCTCACGCACGAGATCTGGCACGGCTTCGTGCCCGGGATCATGCCCGGCCAGCGCTACGGCTACCGGGTGCACGGCCGCTGGGACCCCTGGACCGGCGGCCGCTGGAACCCGGCGAAGCTGCTCCTCGACCCGTACGCCCGCGCGGTGGACGGCGAGTTCCTGCTGCCGCCGGAGGTGTACGGGCACGTCCGCGACTGGCCCCAGCAGCAGGTCGCCGACACCGTGCGCGACGAACGCGACTCCGCGCCGCACGTCCCGAAGGGCGTCGTCGTGCACGACGACGACGACTGGGCAGACGACCGCCGCCCGAAGACGCCGTGGGCCGACTCGGTGATCTACGAGCTGCATGTGCGGGGCTTCACCCGACGGCACCCCGGCGTCCCGGAGGAACTGCGCGGCACCTACGCCGGTCTGGCGCACCCGGCGGCCGTGGAGCACCTGGTGCGGCTGGGCGTCACGGCGGTGGAGCTGCTGCCGGTCCACCAGTTCGCGCACGAGGACCATCTGCTGCGTCGCGGTCTGAAGAACTACTGGGGCTACAACTCGATCGGCTACTTCGCCCCGCACGCCGCGTACGCCGCCTCGGGGACGACGGGTCAGCAGGTCGGCGAGTTCAAGCGGATGGTGCGCGCCCTGCACGCGGCCGGGATAGAGGTGATCCTCGACGTCGTCTACAACCACACGGCGGAGGCCGGCGAGCTGGGCCCCACCCTGTCGCTGAAGGGCATCGACAACCGCGGCTACTACCGCCTGCAGTCCGACGCCCGGCGCTACGCCGACTACACGGGCTGCGGGAACACCCTGCAGGTGGTCCAGCCGCATGTGCTGCGCCTGATCACCGACTCGCTGCGCTACTGGGTGACGGAGATGGGCGTCGACGGCTTCCGCTTCGACCTGGCGGCGGCGCTGGCCCGGTCCATGCACGACGTCGACATGCTCTCCCCGTTCCTCGCGGTGATCGCGCAGGACCCGGTGCTGCGCCGGGTGAAGCTCATCGCCGAACCCTGGGACGTGGGCTCGGGCGGCTACCAGGTGGGCGCCTTCCCGCCGCTGTGGACGGAGTGGAACGACCGCTACCGCGACGCCGCGCGGGACTTCTGGCGGCACGCCCTGCCGGACGTGCGGGAGATGGGCTACCGGCTGTCGGGCTCGAGCGACCTGTACGCGTGGGGCGGGCGGCGGCCGTACGCGTCGGTCAACTTCATCACCGCGCACGACGGCTTCACCCTGCGCGACCTGGTGTCGTACGAGCGCAAGCACAACGAGGCCAACGGCGAGGGCAACCGGGACGGCACGAACGACAACCGCTCCTGGAACGGCGGCGCCGAGGGCCCGACGGCCGACGAGGACGTGCAGGCGCTGCGGCGACGGCAGTTGCGCAACCTGCTGACGACGCTGTTGCTGTCGACGGGCGTGCCGATGCTGGTCGCGGGCGACGAGTTCGGACGCACCCAGCAGGGCAACAACAACGCCTACTGCCAGGACAACGAGATCAGCTGGGTGGACTGGGGGCTGCTGGAGGAACCGGGCTGGCGGGCCCTGTTCGATCTCACCGCCCGGCTGATCGCGCTGCGGCACCGCCACCCGGTGCTCCGCCGCCGCGCCTTCTTCTCCGGCCGGGCGCACTCGGCGGACGGCCTGCGGGACCTGGCCTGGTTCACGGAGCGGGGCACCGAGATGACGGAGGGGGACTGGTACGCGCCCGCGGCGACGCTGGGGATGTACCTCTCCGGGCGGGACATCCCCGGCCGCGACGAACGGGGGGCCCCGATCGCCGACGACAGCTTCCTCGCCGTCCTGCACGCGGGGCACCGCCCGGTGGACTTCGTCCTCCCGGGCCCGCCGTGGGCGCAGCGGTACGAGGTGGTCGTCGACACGTCCCGCGAGGAACAGGACGAGGCGCCCGGGGTCGCTCTCCCCGCGGGCACCACGGTGACGGTGCCGGGACGGGCGGTGCTGCTGCTGCGGGTGGCGGCGTGA